From the genome of Cytobacillus firmus, one region includes:
- the safA gene encoding SafA/ExsA family spore coat assembly protein has translation MKIHIVQKGDTLWKIAKKYGVNFEELKKMNTQLSNPDMIMPGMKIKVPASGGSIKKEAPIGGKPEAKINLGAKKEMPKAEQPFAKEKPITMPKAEAPKKEMPKVTAPKVEIPKEVPKTAPKAEAPKEVPKKPYKPKMPTPIMPEIDINNYYMMNIQQPAPQQKPLPAKEVKPQQQKPLPVKEVKAKEKPVKPAETKPQQKPLPISESKPQPQLPPKPVNILPQVKPSSNQESPESPESESSLYTHQGGQYQPMFPYNPCYPQMPFPQVQGAMMPQMPHQMPQVQGAMMPQMPHQMPQVQGAMMPQMPHQMPQVQGAMMPQMPHQMPQVQGAMMPQMPHQMPQVQGAMMPQMPHQMPQVQGAMMPQMPHQMPQVQGAMMPEHQMPHMGMMAGVESPDYDESSPFMPMAQMPSGVMGAEDMGQQMPHQMPQVQGAMMPQMPHQMPQVQGAMMPQMPHQMPQVQGAMMPQMPHQMPQVQGAMMPQMPHQMPQVQGAMMPQMPHQMPQVQGAMMPQMPHQMPPGVMGAEDMGMQMPHQMPQVQGMEESPGMSQKPLMPGSVMGASNDCGCGGPQFAPGGFGPGPGFGPGQGYGPGFGYGPGPGFGQGFGPMDGAAFGMPRNIDESSEYDG, from the coding sequence TCCTATTGGAGGAAAACCGGAAGCAAAAATAAATTTGGGTGCCAAAAAGGAAATGCCAAAAGCAGAACAGCCTTTTGCCAAAGAGAAACCTATTACCATGCCGAAAGCTGAAGCACCAAAAAAGGAAATGCCAAAAGTAACGGCACCGAAGGTTGAAATTCCGAAAGAAGTGCCTAAGACTGCACCAAAAGCAGAGGCCCCGAAGGAAGTTCCAAAAAAACCTTATAAGCCCAAAATGCCAACACCTATTATGCCGGAAATTGATATAAATAATTATTACATGATGAATATTCAGCAGCCGGCACCGCAGCAAAAGCCGCTGCCGGCAAAAGAGGTTAAGCCGCAGCAGCAGAAACCTCTGCCTGTGAAAGAAGTTAAAGCAAAGGAAAAACCAGTGAAGCCTGCAGAAACAAAACCACAGCAAAAGCCATTGCCAATTTCAGAATCTAAGCCGCAGCCTCAGCTTCCGCCTAAACCAGTTAATATCCTTCCGCAGGTAAAGCCGTCTTCAAATCAAGAAAGCCCTGAATCGCCGGAAAGCGAATCATCTCTTTATACACATCAAGGAGGTCAATATCAGCCGATGTTTCCTTATAATCCATGTTACCCGCAAATGCCATTCCCTCAAGTGCAGGGAGCGATGATGCCGCAGATGCCGCACCAGATGCCACAGGTGCAGGGAGCGATGATGCCGCAGATGCCGCATCAGATGCCACAGGTACAGGGAGCGATGATGCCGCAGATGCCGCACCAGATGCCACAGGTGCAGGGAGCGATGATGCCGCAGATGCCGCATCAGATGCCACAGGTACAGGGAGCGATGATGCCGCAGATGCCGCACCAAATGCCACAGGTACAGGGAGCAATGATGCCGCAGATGCCGCACCAGATGCCACAGGTACAGGGAGCAATGATGCCGCAAATGCCGCATCAAATGCCACAGGTACAGGGAGCGATGATGCCAGAGCATCAAATGCCTCATATGGGTATGATGGCCGGAGTGGAAAGTCCGGATTATGATGAATCTTCGCCGTTTATGCCAATGGCTCAAATGCCATCAGGTGTGATGGGCGCAGAAGATATGGGACAGCAGATGCCGCATCAAATGCCGCAGGTACAGGGAGCGATGATGCCGCAGATGCCGCACCAGATGCCACAGGTGCAGGGAGCAATGATGCCGCAGATGCCTCACCAAATGCCGCAGGTACAGGGAGCGATGATGCCGCAGATGCCGCACCAGATGCCGCAGGTACAGGGAGCAATGATGCCGCAGATGCCGCACCAAATGCCGCAGGTGCAGGGAGCAATGATGCCGCAGATGCCGCACCAAATGCCGCAGGTGCAGGGAGCAATGATGCCGCAGATGCCGCACCAAATGCCACCGGGTGTGATGGGGGCAGAAGACATGGGAATGCAAATGCCGCATCAGATGCCACAGGTGCAGGGAATGGAAGAATCCCCAGGCATGTCTCAAAAGCCATTGATGCCTGGCTCGGTGATGGGAGCTTCCAATGATTGCGGCTGTGGAGGACCGCAATTTGCTCCTGGAGGCTTCGGACCTGGACCAGGATTTGGTCCAGGGCAGGGGTATGGTCCGGGATTCGGCTATGGCCCGGGACCTGGTTTCGGTCAGGGTTTTGGCCCAATGGACGGAGCGGCTTTCGGAATGCCAAGAAACATAGACGAAAGCAGTGAATACGACGGTTAA
- a CDS encoding universal stress protein produces MKKLKGRMDESILVCVYYGPNGEKLIRRGCQIASMLDCPLYILTIDPKPFDEMDAEKSHYITRWKQLAEHFSADAFILKDNDKRPVSKVITEVAREKGITQIILGQTAQSRWEQIAKGSIINTLLREIPFVDLHIISVSRYLKDQEGQFEKGVRAYLVKDGSNYRVTFKHTKDAEYEGIFFKDQGTDFNNGVFKFMKDQKTLQVIVTEDIISDLTNVDLDDSLNDDDE; encoded by the coding sequence GTGAAGAAACTAAAAGGACGAATGGACGAAAGCATTCTTGTTTGCGTTTATTACGGCCCAAATGGTGAAAAGTTAATTCGCCGCGGATGCCAAATAGCAAGTATGCTAGATTGTCCTTTATATATTTTGACCATTGATCCAAAACCTTTTGATGAAATGGATGCGGAGAAATCCCATTACATCACGAGATGGAAACAATTAGCCGAACACTTTAGTGCTGATGCTTTCATTTTGAAGGATAATGATAAGCGGCCAGTATCCAAAGTAATCACCGAAGTGGCAAGGGAAAAAGGAATTACACAAATAATTCTTGGCCAAACAGCTCAAAGCCGCTGGGAACAAATTGCCAAAGGGTCCATCATCAATACACTTCTTCGTGAAATTCCATTTGTGGATCTTCATATCATTTCTGTGTCCCGCTACCTGAAAGATCAGGAGGGCCAATTTGAAAAAGGCGTCCGAGCATACCTCGTTAAGGATGGCAGCAACTATCGTGTGACATTTAAACATACGAAGGATGCTGAATATGAAGGAATCTTCTTTAAAGATCAGGGTACTGACTTTAATAATGGGGTTTTTAAATTTATGAAAGACCAGAAGACACTACAAGTCATCGTGACAGAAGACATAATATCTGACTTAACTAATGTTGATTTAGATGATTCCTTGAATGATGATGATGAATAA
- a CDS encoding tyrosine-type recombinase/integrase encodes MEYVDPIKDIKSIYKIKEILKRQSQRDLLLFVLGINTGIRVSDLLSLRISDVSDGKEIKEFIYIDDLNNCAESKNSNEQKAYYLNNSVKKELKKYFSQHDFTECDFLFKSKKNNQPITRQQAYRIINSAAKEAGIEGKIGTHTLRKTFGYHAYRKGIAISIIMSIYNHHSSAETLRYLGIERGQKQLIKVDVNL; translated from the coding sequence GTGGAATATGTTGATCCTATCAAGGACATCAAAAGTATTTATAAAATTAAAGAGATTTTAAAGAGACAATCACAGCGGGACTTATTGCTATTTGTATTGGGAATAAATACAGGCATTAGAGTCAGTGACCTGCTTTCTTTGAGAATCAGCGATGTTTCAGATGGGAAAGAAATAAAGGAATTTATATATATTGATGATTTAAACAATTGTGCCGAATCTAAAAATAGCAATGAACAGAAAGCGTATTATTTAAATAACAGTGTGAAAAAAGAATTAAAAAAATATTTTTCCCAGCATGATTTTACTGAGTGCGATTTTCTTTTTAAATCCAAGAAGAATAATCAGCCAATAACTCGCCAGCAGGCTTACCGGATCATAAATAGTGCTGCAAAGGAAGCGGGAATAGAGGGAAAAATCGGTACACACACACTCCGTAAAACCTTTGGTTATCATGCTTACAGAAAAGGGATTGCCATATCGATCATTATGTCCATATATAATCACCATTCATCAGCTGAAACATTGCGTTATTTAGGAATTGAGAGAGGCCAAAAGCAATTAATTAAGGTGGATGTTAATCTTTAG
- a CDS encoding intercompartmental signaling factor BofC, which yields MRTIWCLLIAGAASFYLFFHPDAFNFLSNSTSIYAKAAEERIEGPLKMEVILEREYLDGEVSQETIEETIWTLEDFWAKYDQWQLVDMDIDYMVFRRKVDDISPLLKANGYFGVTEDGTLTIFNGKPQNTNIIQSFFQIDLGKLESAKCEELKKGIPIVSKDRYVKVLETFKSYSAGEKQAN from the coding sequence ATGAGAACCATATGGTGCTTGCTAATAGCAGGAGCTGCTTCCTTTTATCTCTTCTTCCATCCGGATGCATTCAATTTTCTATCTAACAGCACATCTATATATGCTAAGGCAGCAGAGGAACGAATTGAAGGTCCGCTTAAGATGGAGGTCATTTTGGAAAGGGAGTATCTGGATGGGGAAGTGAGCCAGGAAACAATAGAGGAAACCATATGGACTCTTGAAGATTTCTGGGCTAAATATGATCAATGGCAGCTTGTTGATATGGATATAGATTATATGGTATTCCGCAGGAAAGTGGATGATATTTCACCGTTATTAAAAGCAAATGGGTATTTCGGTGTAACGGAGGACGGAACACTTACCATCTTCAATGGAAAGCCGCAAAATACGAATATTATTCAGTCATTCTTTCAAATCGACTTAGGAAAATTAGAAAGTGCAAAATGTGAAGAATTAAAAAAAGGAATACCTATTGTTTCAAAAGATCGATATGTGAAAGTTCTGGAAACCTTTAAAAGCTATTCTGCCGGTGAAAAGCAGGCGAATTGA
- a CDS encoding YhcN/YlaJ family sporulation lipoprotein, with translation MHKKLLAVPMAAILSMGMTGCGTNEDAGVERNNEIGQPMGYYSNENHGNRGGNARVEDGTDNDGPLTEMIYHTLGGEGENNRHNQVNNNARRVRNENTGNPTIPIADRDRSFFMKDNRFSHSDANYHGHLDDNTRQAKNSYYQAYEGELAEKIGDVAASVPNVEDVRSVTYGSNVLIAVDLTDYDKEEQTKEAIHEAVEPYLRGRSAKVVTDEGTFSRLRNIDNNLRDGGPREQIDWDLKNLFRREK, from the coding sequence TTGCACAAGAAACTGCTTGCAGTGCCGATGGCTGCTATTTTATCAATGGGAATGACAGGATGCGGAACGAACGAAGATGCAGGTGTTGAACGGAACAATGAAATTGGTCAGCCCATGGGATATTACTCGAATGAGAATCACGGAAACCGCGGCGGCAATGCCCGGGTGGAAGATGGTACCGATAATGATGGGCCTCTGACAGAAATGATCTATCATACGCTTGGAGGCGAGGGGGAAAACAATCGCCATAACCAAGTAAACAATAATGCCAGAAGAGTCCGGAACGAAAATACCGGAAACCCTACTATTCCTATTGCGGACAGAGATCGCAGCTTTTTCATGAAAGATAATCGTTTTAGCCATAGTGATGCAAATTATCACGGGCATCTCGATGATAATACGCGACAAGCTAAAAATTCCTATTATCAGGCTTATGAAGGTGAGCTTGCTGAAAAAATCGGCGACGTTGCAGCATCTGTTCCGAATGTTGAAGACGTCAGATCTGTTACGTATGGCAGCAATGTTTTGATTGCTGTAGATCTGACTGATTACGATAAGGAAGAACAAACGAAAGAAGCGATTCATGAAGCTGTTGAGCCATATTTGCGGGGAAGATCTGCAAAGGTGGTAACAGACGAAGGAACATTCAGCCGTTTAAGAAACATTGATAACAACCTTCGTGATGGAGGCCCAAGAGAGCAAATTGATTGGGATTTGAAAAACTTATTCCGCAGGGAAAAATAA
- a CDS encoding phosphotransferase: protein MNTTVNNGGDDLVQNRLLSYLQDQLPFKIEELKPIRKKVYLLRTQERSFILKGFSSYHRLKLQEAFTSSLMKEGFSKTYIFYEVAKEPPLFFDRTYYGCLEYLPPSKEVFTYYLKTDRLEGLELLKKFHDTTEKLVSRYQTVVPAYRQADKWRERATLFLNNLPVVRYFVQKEIINELLAWADWSLKGMEDEAWLFQSGKQVILHGDVAHHNFLRAKDQSLYLLDFDLVAIGSPHSDYLQYANRILPYMNWSFEDLRKYPTLKSNLEEKGFLHALAFPTDIFREWNRVIRDRSYLDSVKIRPVLDLTVGQFAERQRFIKALKYAANDKN from the coding sequence GTGAATACGACGGTTAATAATGGAGGAGACGATTTAGTTCAAAATCGTCTCCTCTCCTATTTGCAGGATCAGCTGCCATTTAAAATTGAAGAATTAAAGCCAATCAGAAAGAAGGTTTATTTACTGAGGACACAGGAAAGATCCTTTATACTTAAAGGGTTTTCATCCTATCACCGTCTAAAGCTACAGGAAGCATTCACCTCTTCATTAATGAAGGAAGGATTTTCAAAAACATATATTTTTTACGAAGTTGCCAAGGAACCGCCTTTGTTTTTTGACAGGACTTATTACGGCTGCTTGGAGTATTTACCGCCTTCGAAAGAAGTTTTTACTTATTACCTGAAGACAGATCGTTTAGAAGGGCTGGAGCTGCTGAAGAAATTCCACGATACTACAGAGAAGCTCGTCAGCCGCTATCAAACGGTTGTACCGGCATATAGGCAGGCGGATAAGTGGAGAGAAAGAGCAACCCTTTTCCTTAATAATCTCCCTGTAGTAAGGTATTTTGTCCAAAAAGAAATTATTAATGAGCTATTAGCCTGGGCAGATTGGTCCTTAAAAGGCATGGAAGACGAAGCCTGGCTATTTCAGTCAGGGAAGCAGGTAATTCTGCACGGTGATGTAGCACATCATAATTTTCTCAGAGCAAAAGATCAATCTTTATATTTGCTCGATTTTGACCTGGTAGCAATAGGGTCTCCTCATTCTGATTATCTGCAGTATGCAAATCGCATCCTTCCTTATATGAATTGGTCCTTTGAAGATTTGAGAAAATACCCCACCTTAAAATCCAATCTTGAAGAAAAGGGTTTTCTTCATGCCTTGGCATTTCCTACTGATATATTCAGGGAATGGAATCGTGTAATAAGGGATAGATCATATCTTGATTCTGTGAAAATTCGTCCTGTTCTGGACTTAACTGTAGGCCAGTTTGCTGAAAGACAGCGTTTTATTAAAGCTCTTAAATATGCTGCCAATGACAAAAACTAA